A portion of the Cololabis saira isolate AMF1-May2022 chromosome 17, fColSai1.1, whole genome shotgun sequence genome contains these proteins:
- the exo1 gene encoding exonuclease 1, with amino-acid sequence MGISGLLQFIKDAGEPVNVKKYKGQTVAVDTYCWLHKGAFSCADKLAKGEPTDQYVWYCMKFVDMLLNFGIKPVLVFDGRNLPSKQEVEKARRERRESNLHKGRQLLREGKLSEARDCFTRCINITPAMAHNLIKTARARGVDCLVAPYEADAQLAFLSRSGLAQAVITEDSDLLAFGCKTVILKMDKHGNGLEIDQSNLGRCHSLGNVFTEDKFRYMCILAGCDYLASLHGIGLGKACKLLRLAKDPDILKVIRKMGQYLKMNLVVPDQYIEGFVKANNTFLYQLVFDPVRRKVVPLNSYPGHVDPATLSYAGLNLGDDRGLEMALGNLDLNTMERIDDFCPDKPTTKPFKPRSQSWNSSPASTGPSIWSRGFTPTPTKPPQSPQAAGSPESRPSTQGKERVVGLAGLRLLPRKELQAKRPREDSRVSDEDVLQQYSSSEQKRSKSDLQPDTPAVSVQARPRNRFATLLQRRNREPEGDGQAVHSRFFSSSSPAAALSREDSVMEAPPAGPDGPDGPDCPDGPDPPSVETPSPPPSPSPPPSPSSTSRGLKLFQWSGSPPPTQQSKTLTSLKQFQYKSSSFSCPPGGRSSPDSRSEVKEDVSDCPPSQDSAYFSQSQSVSTSFQEEEAPSFSPPSSLQDDGAAERSLNTSLEVEPESPGYPGKAGKAAGKAGPPRAKVSGLSKLSSSSRSRAVKAQTLGPARASGLRKKSVASGKKGSAPNDENSAGVQATISSLWKNFSFKKDSQKMSSCKKEPMSPVKDNLLSR; translated from the exons ATGGGGATCTCCGGACTGCTGCAGTTCATCAAGGATGCAGGCGAGCCCGTCAACGTGAAGAAATACAAGGGTCAAACGGTGGCGGTGGACACCTACTGCTGGCTGCACAAAGGAGCGTTCTCCTGCGCCGACAAGCTCGCCAAAGGGGAACCAACTGATCA GTACGTGTGGTACTGTATGAAGTTTGTGGACATGCTGCTGAACTTCGGCATCAAACCAGTCCTGGTGTTTGACGGACGTAATCTACCTTCCAAACAGGAGGTGGAAAAGGCTCGTAGAGA GCGAAGGGAGTCCAACCTTCACAAAGGTCGGCAGCTGCTGCGAGAAGGGAAGCTGTCTGAGGCCAGAGACTGCTTCACCCGCTGCATCAACATCACCCCCGCCATGGCTCACAACCTCATCAAG ACTGCGCGAGCGAGAGGTGTGGACTGTCTGGTGGCTCCGTACGAAGCCGACGCTCAGCTGGccttcctctccaggtctggttTGGCTCAGGCCGTCATCACAGAGGACTCTGACCTGCTGGCATTCGGCTGCAAAACG GTGATCCTCAAAATGGACAAACACGGCAACGGCCTAGAGATCGACCAGAGCAACCTGGGACGCTGCCACTCTCTGGGGAACGTCTTCACAGAGGACAAGTTCCGCTACATGTGCATCCTGGCCGGCTGCGACTACCTCGCCTCCCTGCACGGCATCGGCCTCGGCAAGGCCTGCAAGCTGCTGCGGCTCGCCAAAGACCCAGACATCCTCAAG GTGATCAGAAAGATGGGCCAGTACCTGAAGATGAACCTGGTGGTCCCTGATCAATACATCGAGGGCTTCGTCAAAGCCAACAACACCTTCCTGTACCAGCTGGTGTTTGATCCCGTCAGGAGGAAGGTGGTCCCCCTCAACTCCTACCCAGGACACGTGGACCCGGCCACCCTCAGCTACGCTGGACT AAACCTGGGAGATGACAGAGGCCTGGAGATGGCCTTGGGAAACCTGGACCTCAACACCATGGAGAGGATAGACGACTTTTGTCCAGACAAACCCACTACAAAG CCGTTTAAACCTCGCAGCCAGAGCTGGAACAGCTCTCCAGCCTCCACTGGGCCCAGTATCTGGAGCAGAGGCTTCACCCCGACACCTACCAAGCCTCCCCAGTCTCCCCAGGCTGCAGGTTCTCCAGAGAGCCGTCCCTCCACCCAGGGGAAGGAGAGAGTGGTCGGCCTGGCCGgcctgaggctgctgccccgcaAAGAGCTGCAGGCCAAGAGGCCCAGAGAGG ACTCCCGTGTATCTGACGAGGATGTTCTGCAGCAGTACTCCTCTTCTGAGCAGAAGCGGTCCAAGTCAGACCTTCAGCCAGACACGCCGGCGGTTAGCGTCCAGGCCCGGCCACGGAACCGCTTCGCCACGCTGCTGCAGAGGAGGAACCGGGAGCCGGAGGGAGACGGCCAGGCCGTCCACAGCAG gttcttcaGCAGCTCCAGTCCAGCAGCCGCTCTGAGCAGAGAGGACAGTGTGATGGAGGCTCCACCAGCAGGTCCTGACGGTCCTGACGGTCCTGACTGTCCTGACGGTCCTGACCCCCCGTCCGTGGAGACCCCCAGCCCCCCTCCGTCCCCCAGCCCCCCTCCGTCCCCCAGCTCCACCAGCCGGGGCCTGAAGCTCTTCCAGTGGTCGgggagccccccccccacccaacaGTCAAAAACACTGACCTCCCTGAAGCAGTTCCAGTACAAGTCCAGCAGTTTCTCCTGCCCCCCCGGTGGGCGCTCGTCCCCCGACAGCAGATCAGAGGTGAAGGAAGACGTCTCCGACTGTCCCCCCTCCCAGGACAGCGCTTACTTCTCCCAGTCTCAGAGCGTCTCCACTTCCTTCCAGGAGGAGGAAGCTCCGTCCTTCAGCCCCCCCTCGTCCCTCCAGGATGACGGAGCAGCG GAGAGGAGTTTAAACACCAGTCTGGAGGTGGAGCCAGAGAGCCCTGGATACCCTGGAAAAGCTGGAAAAGCTGCTGGAAAAGCTGGCCCCCCGAGAGCAAAG GTGTCAGGGCTGTCCAAGCTGTCGTCCAGCAGTCGGAGCCGAGCAGTCAAGGCCCAAACGCTCGGTCCAGCCAGAGCCAGCGGGTTGAGGAAGAAATCTGTTGCTTCTGGGAAAAAGGGCTCCGCCCCAAACGACGAGAACAGCGCTGGAGTCCAGGCCACCATCAGCAGCCTCTGGAAGAACTTCAGCTTCAAGAA AGATTCCCAGAAGATGAGTTCCTGTAAGAAGGAGCCCATGTCCCCGGTGAAGGACAACCTGCTGTCCCGCTGA